A single window of Aquarana catesbeiana isolate 2022-GZ linkage group LG10, ASM4218655v1, whole genome shotgun sequence DNA harbors:
- the LOC141110113 gene encoding heat shock protein 30C-like, whose product MFPLSLLQSSHSPVYVYRQPELPHWTATHLILRQLEDDMLSVSSDMERRMQRLHQAYHLLANDPDMRRVRGAQSGHPTTPQDKSPTEGKDGKENFELSLDVSPFSPEELTVRTEGRRLIVAGKSDKKRETENGGFFQEYREWRREAELPEDVNPEDVLCSMSKDGRLHFWAPRLALPAAQGRSITITMEQSPGEGQESNPENQNHRGQREQDLPQNSS is encoded by the coding sequence ATGttccctctcagcctcctccagtcCTCGCACAGTCCTGTGTATGTCTACCGCCAGCCCGAGCTCCCCCACTGGACCGCCACACACCTCATCCTCCGCCAGCTGGAAGACGACATGCTGAGCGTGAGCAGCGACATGGAGAGGAGAATGCAGCGCCTCCACCAGGCTTACCATCTCCTGGCCAATGACCCGGACATGAGGAGGGTGAGGGGGGCTCAGAGCGGACACCCCACCACCCCCCAAGACAAATCCCCCACCGAGGGCAAAGACGGGAAGGAGAACTTTGAGCTCTCCCTGGACGTGAGTCCGTTTTCTCCAGAAGAACTGACAGTGAGGACGGAAGGAAGGAGACTGATCGTGGCGGGAAAATCCGACAAGAAAAGGGAGACGGAGAATGGCGGCTTCTTCCAGGAATACAGAGAGTGGCGCAGAGAAGCCGAGCTCCCGGAAGACGTGAATCCCGAGGACGTGCTGTGCTCCATGTCCAAGGACGGGCGGCTCCACTTCTGGGCACCTCGCCTGGCACTGCCCGCTGCCCAAGGGAGATCCATCACCATCACCATGGAGCAGAGCCCAGGGGAAGGTCAGGAGTCCAACCCAGAGAACCAGAACCACCGGGGACAGCGGGAGCAAGACCTCCCCCAGAATTCATCCTGA